Proteins from a genomic interval of Cheilinus undulatus linkage group 15, ASM1832078v1, whole genome shotgun sequence:
- the LOC121522617 gene encoding integral membrane protein 2B-like isoform X1: protein MVKVSFNSALGQKDVKKDAETLIPEEDKDAEAALVVRHQSRAWCWCMCLGVALMLSGVVVGGAYLYHNMMEVSRQHQRWWDISSDSSEQEGEVYFCGVNYREEDYMIREDEEVEVELPNQYQLRQLEERIRVLEREQVELINVPVPEFDDGDPADIVHDFQRRLTAYLDLSLNKCYVIPLNTSIVMPPRDFLELLINVKAGTYLPQSYLIHEEMIVTERLEHVDQLGYFIYNLCNGKDTYKLQRRDRILGMQKREALNCHKIRHFESKAVVETLICEP from the exons GATGCAGAGGCAGCCCTCGTGGTGCGTCATCAGTCCCGGGCCTGGTGTTGGTGCATGTGTCTGGGAGTGGCCCTCATGCTGTCTGGagtggtggtgggaggagctTACCTGTACCATAACATGATGGAGGTGAGCAGGCAGCACCAACGGTGGTGGGACATTTCCTCCGACAGCAGTGAG cAGGAGGGCGAAGTGTATTTCTGCGGGGTGAACTACCGTGAGGAGGACTACATGATCCGAGAGGACGAGGAG GTGGAGGTGGAGCTGCCGAACCAGTACCAGCTGCGTCAGCTGGAGGAGAGGATAAGGGTGCTGGAGAGGGAGCAGGTGGAGCTCATTAATGTCCCAGTACCAGAGTTTGATGACGGAGACCCCGCAGACATCGTCCACGACTTCCAGAGG AGGTTGACTGCCTACCTGGACCTGAGTCTGAACAAATGCTATGTCATCCCACTCAACACCTCCATCGTCATGCCACCAAGAGACTTCCTGGAGCTGCTTATCAATGTtaag GCTGGCACCTACCTGCCTCAGTCGTACCTGATCCATGAGGAGATGATCGTGACCGAGCGTCTGGAGCATGTTGACCAGCTCGGATATTTCATCTACAACCTCTGCAATGGCAAAGACACCTACAAGCTGCAACGCAGAGACAGGATTCTGG GCATGCAGAAGCGTGAAGCTCTGAACTGCCACAAGATTCGTCACTTTGAGAGCAAGGCGGTGGTGGAGACGCTGATCTGTGAGCCTTAA
- the LOC121522617 gene encoding integral membrane protein 2B-like isoform X2, producing the protein MVKVSFNSALGQKDVKKDAETLIPEEDKDAEAALVVRHQSRAWCWCMCLGVALMLSGVVVGGAYLYHNMMEVSRQHQRWWDISSDSSEEGEVYFCGVNYREEDYMIREDEEVEVELPNQYQLRQLEERIRVLEREQVELINVPVPEFDDGDPADIVHDFQRRLTAYLDLSLNKCYVIPLNTSIVMPPRDFLELLINVKAGTYLPQSYLIHEEMIVTERLEHVDQLGYFIYNLCNGKDTYKLQRRDRILGMQKREALNCHKIRHFESKAVVETLICEP; encoded by the exons GATGCAGAGGCAGCCCTCGTGGTGCGTCATCAGTCCCGGGCCTGGTGTTGGTGCATGTGTCTGGGAGTGGCCCTCATGCTGTCTGGagtggtggtgggaggagctTACCTGTACCATAACATGATGGAGGTGAGCAGGCAGCACCAACGGTGGTGGGACATTTCCTCCGACAGCAGTGAG GAGGGCGAAGTGTATTTCTGCGGGGTGAACTACCGTGAGGAGGACTACATGATCCGAGAGGACGAGGAG GTGGAGGTGGAGCTGCCGAACCAGTACCAGCTGCGTCAGCTGGAGGAGAGGATAAGGGTGCTGGAGAGGGAGCAGGTGGAGCTCATTAATGTCCCAGTACCAGAGTTTGATGACGGAGACCCCGCAGACATCGTCCACGACTTCCAGAGG AGGTTGACTGCCTACCTGGACCTGAGTCTGAACAAATGCTATGTCATCCCACTCAACACCTCCATCGTCATGCCACCAAGAGACTTCCTGGAGCTGCTTATCAATGTtaag GCTGGCACCTACCTGCCTCAGTCGTACCTGATCCATGAGGAGATGATCGTGACCGAGCGTCTGGAGCATGTTGACCAGCTCGGATATTTCATCTACAACCTCTGCAATGGCAAAGACACCTACAAGCTGCAACGCAGAGACAGGATTCTGG GCATGCAGAAGCGTGAAGCTCTGAACTGCCACAAGATTCGTCACTTTGAGAGCAAGGCGGTGGTGGAGACGCTGATCTGTGAGCCTTAA